From Strigops habroptila isolate Jane chromosome 10, bStrHab1.2.pri, whole genome shotgun sequence, one genomic window encodes:
- the SOD2 gene encoding superoxide dismutase [Mn], mitochondrial, with the protein MLCRLASAGRSSAKVVAPLGCLASRQKHTLPDLPYDYGALQPHISAEIMQLHHSKHHATYVNNLNVAEEKYKEALAKGDVTAQVSLQPALKFNGGGHINHTIFWTNLSPNGGGEPKGELMDAIKRDFGSFANFKEKLTAVSVGVQGSGWGWLGYNKEQGCLQIAACANQDPLQGTTGLIPLLGIDVWEHAYYLQYKNVRPDYLKAIWNVINWENVSSRYADCKK; encoded by the exons ATGTTGTGCCGCCTGGCCTCGGCGGGCAG AAGCAGTGCCAAGGTGGTAGCACCATTGGGATGCTTGGCCTCTAGGCAAAAGCACACTCTTCCTGACTTGCCGTATGACTATGGCGCTCTGCAGCCTCATATTAGTGCAGAGATCATGCAGCTGCACCACAGCAAACATCATGCCACCTACGTGAACAACCTGAATGTTGCAGAGGAGAAGTACAAAGAGGCGCTGGCAAAAG GTGATGTTACAGCTCAGGTGTCACTTCAGCCTGCACTGAAGTTCAATGGTGGAGGTCATATCAATCACACCATCTTCTGGACAAACCTTTCTCCTAACGGAGGAGGAGAGCCTAAAG gagaaTTGATGGACGCCATCAAGCGTGACTTCGGTTCCTTTGCAAACTTCAAGGAGAAGCTGACAGCTGTATCTGTTGGTGTTCAGGGATCAGGCTGGGGGTGGCTTGGCTATAACAAGGAGCAGGGGTGCCTCCAAATAGCAGCTTGTGCAAATCAAGACCCTTTGCAAGGAACAACAG gtCTCATTCCTTTGCTAGGAATTGACGTATGGGAACACGCTTATTATCTTCAGTATAAAAATGTTCGACCCGATTATTTGAAAGCCATCTGGAATGTGATCAACTGGGAGAATGTATCTTCAAGATATGCAGATTGCAAAAAGTAG